The following coding sequences are from one Verrucosispora sp. WMMD573 window:
- a CDS encoding TetR/AcrR family transcriptional regulator, giving the protein MTVEQQARGASGGATGAGRRRSRKDEILEIAVGLFASRGYHGVSMDDIGAAAGVTGPALYHHFAGKEAMLVAALTPVSEGLLDGGRQRSAAHSGDPRASLESLIDFHVDFALANPAVIALHLHELDRLPEEPRRRIRRLQRLYVEEWVTVLTALHPGLPDGEARVLAHAAFGLMNSTPFLGGEVDRRRRAELLRAATLAALLAPTDPA; this is encoded by the coding sequence GTGACGGTGGAGCAGCAGGCCCGGGGCGCAAGTGGCGGGGCCACGGGGGCGGGACGACGCCGATCCCGCAAGGACGAGATTCTTGAGATCGCGGTGGGTCTGTTCGCCTCGCGGGGTTACCACGGTGTGTCGATGGACGACATCGGCGCGGCTGCCGGTGTGACCGGCCCGGCGCTCTACCACCACTTCGCCGGCAAGGAGGCGATGCTGGTCGCCGCGCTGACGCCGGTGAGTGAGGGACTGCTCGACGGCGGGCGGCAGCGCTCCGCCGCCCATTCCGGCGACCCGCGCGCTTCGCTGGAGTCGCTCATCGACTTCCACGTGGACTTCGCGCTCGCCAACCCGGCCGTCATCGCGCTGCACCTGCACGAGCTGGACCGGCTGCCGGAGGAGCCCCGGCGGCGCATCCGCCGACTTCAGCGGCTCTACGTCGAGGAGTGGGTCACCGTGCTGACCGCCCTGCATCCGGGGCTGCCGGACGGCGAGGCGCGGGTGTTGGCACACGCCGCGTTCGGCCTGATGAACTCCACCCCGTTCCTCGGCGGCGAGGTCGACCGCCGGCGTCGGGC